One Pseudobacteriovorax antillogorgiicola genomic region harbors:
- a CDS encoding SRPBCC domain-containing protein has translation MPSFETSITINAQPDKVWSVLTDFAAYKSWNPFFLDMGRLKYEEPSEGVRFLEIIRMPPGVPGIFPMEITKLMKDTTLEFTMPYDVLEPLIWDSHLFRLALTDEGGTVFTHVYDYSGICFRLAMCLPAMEGAVKDIHQRMNEELKHRVESH, from the coding sequence ATGCCATCGTTTGAAACTAGTATCACAATCAATGCCCAGCCAGATAAAGTTTGGAGCGTGCTGACTGATTTTGCGGCCTATAAAAGTTGGAACCCCTTCTTTCTCGATATGGGCCGCCTTAAGTATGAAGAGCCAAGTGAAGGTGTGCGCTTCCTAGAGATCATCCGTATGCCCCCTGGAGTGCCCGGAATCTTCCCTATGGAGATCACCAAACTGATGAAGGACACCACCCTTGAGTTTACGATGCCATATGATGTTCTAGAACCCTTGATTTGGGATAGCCATCTGTTTCGTCTCGCACTAACAGATGAAGGCGGCACAGTTTTCACCCATGTCTACGACTACTCAGGAATTTGCTTTCGGCTTGCCATGTGTCTACCAGCTATGGAAGGAGCTGTTAAAGACATTCACCAAAGAATGAATGAAGAGCTGAAGCACCGCGTTGAGTCTCATTGA
- a CDS encoding DUF6765 family protein: MQIDFHHGVTYILARLAGFSREQAQIIAHSAQYVDDATKEGVVKFDNYSMFRCIASAHKAVDYRNFEALKNHLVWIPFHFLPGNQVSGYKGVPEFVERIICRPNSEVAQAMVAKCIRDRSHKHSIYRLGITMHVFADTWAHQGFAGISHPVNIVNNILNWRGEIDYDLNDRVDDFYNRPYWKALVNKFKSVFLKEVAPLGHGTVLSYPDRPYLKWKYEDFRGHVVERNNPETYMDAVVHLHKAMGRFLNGDHRHEPPPMKDHDLATIKEMIEGTTDDDGEIRHQKWLQAIADGKFSFGAESVVYVPTGAGSWRHRALGTEIEDLTEQLFIYSQEFLDSDWKLFHDAISNHRHVILHELLPEFGLSAA, from the coding sequence ATGCAGATAGATTTTCATCACGGAGTGACTTATATTCTTGCACGCCTTGCAGGTTTTTCCCGCGAACAAGCTCAGATCATAGCGCATAGTGCTCAATACGTTGATGATGCAACCAAAGAAGGGGTTGTCAAGTTTGACAACTATTCTATGTTTCGCTGTATTGCCTCGGCTCATAAAGCGGTCGATTACCGAAATTTCGAGGCTTTGAAGAATCACCTGGTATGGATTCCCTTTCACTTTCTTCCTGGCAATCAAGTTTCCGGCTACAAAGGAGTGCCCGAGTTTGTCGAACGTATTATCTGTCGCCCGAATAGCGAGGTAGCTCAGGCTATGGTTGCGAAATGCATTCGCGACCGCAGCCACAAGCACAGCATCTACCGCCTTGGTATTACAATGCATGTCTTCGCTGATACCTGGGCTCACCAAGGCTTTGCAGGCATCTCTCATCCTGTAAACATTGTCAATAATATCCTCAACTGGCGAGGAGAAATCGACTACGACCTCAATGATCGGGTGGATGACTTCTATAATCGTCCATACTGGAAAGCTTTGGTCAACAAGTTTAAATCCGTTTTTCTAAAAGAAGTTGCCCCTTTGGGTCATGGCACCGTTCTAAGTTACCCAGATCGCCCCTATCTGAAGTGGAAATACGAAGATTTTCGTGGCCATGTAGTGGAAAGAAACAATCCAGAAACCTACATGGATGCCGTTGTTCACCTTCACAAAGCCATGGGTCGGTTCCTTAATGGCGATCATCGCCACGAACCACCACCAATGAAAGATCATGACCTTGCAACCATCAAAGAAATGATCGAGGGCACGACAGATGATGATGGAGAAATTAGACACCAAAAGTGGCTCCAGGCAATCGCTGACGGAAAATTTTCCTTTGGAGCAGAGTCTGTGGTATATGTCCCGACTGGTGCCGGTTCTTGGCGTCACAGGGCCCTAGGTACCGAGATCGAAGATCTTACAGAGCAATTGTTCATCTATAGCCAAGAATTTCTCGATAGCGACTGGAAGCTCTTTCACGATGCTATTAGCAACCATCGCCATGTGATTCTTCATGAGCTACTTCCTGAGTTTGGCCTCTCCGCAGCATAG
- a CDS encoding GMC family oxidoreductase N-terminal domain-containing protein, which produces MKKFEAIVIGSGFGGGITACRLSKKWPGQVMVIERGKRYPLGSFPRKPKDISENFFNLPDEKVKRPDHVPQGVMTGMYDVRSFEHMDVVTGAGLGGGSLIYANVFMEPPEEIFDERWAPNIKRQALEPYYRAAKAVLGSRPIPEDSDPRRKVIRTEYFKKTAEAMGRESELVDLNVFFGNDLEKPTPIGEQELNRFGKLQTSCTYCAECCMGCNYQSKNSVDMNYLHVAETKYNAEILLEHKAVKFIPIDENGRESVEASGEHGFIVHVRDLKSFKTKVFQCNRLILAAGTLGTNELLLRAKYEFKTMPRISSHLGEGFSGNGDFLSFVGESSEPADPNYGPVITQRVDYNLFKNFDKDRAFILEDASYPSLLAWFAEGQKPFVFKVSAIRDTIRGYWHRFLGHRNLTKVASLLHRFLRHDISWNTSIHLCMGLDKSNGKVSLDRQSRLDLNWPQKDSMSLYEAILDSVDSFKKKVRAKFWFPLPTWHLKRNITVHPLGGAALGENPNKAVTKVDDSHFGELHNYQNIYVADGALFPSAVGANPSATISALAEKVSHGITGEQPSTDL; this is translated from the coding sequence ATGAAAAAGTTTGAAGCGATTGTTATCGGTAGTGGTTTTGGTGGCGGAATTACAGCATGTCGCCTATCGAAAAAATGGCCCGGCCAGGTCATGGTTATTGAGCGGGGCAAACGCTATCCACTGGGCTCTTTTCCCCGCAAACCAAAGGATATTTCGGAAAACTTTTTCAATCTACCCGATGAGAAGGTCAAGCGCCCCGATCATGTACCCCAGGGTGTTATGACCGGGATGTACGATGTTCGATCATTCGAACACATGGACGTGGTAACTGGCGCCGGTCTAGGTGGTGGTTCTTTGATCTACGCCAATGTCTTCATGGAGCCTCCCGAAGAAATATTCGATGAGCGCTGGGCGCCTAATATTAAGCGTCAAGCTCTGGAACCATACTATCGAGCCGCAAAAGCTGTCCTTGGCTCGCGCCCCATTCCAGAGGACAGCGATCCTCGCCGTAAAGTGATTCGCACCGAGTATTTCAAGAAGACTGCTGAAGCTATGGGTCGCGAGTCTGAGCTAGTGGATCTCAATGTCTTTTTTGGCAACGACTTGGAGAAGCCGACCCCAATTGGGGAACAAGAATTAAATCGTTTCGGCAAGTTGCAGACCTCATGCACCTACTGCGCCGAGTGTTGCATGGGCTGCAATTACCAATCTAAAAACAGCGTCGATATGAATTATCTTCACGTTGCCGAAACTAAGTATAACGCTGAGATCTTGCTCGAACACAAGGCCGTTAAGTTTATTCCCATCGACGAAAATGGCAGAGAATCTGTCGAGGCTAGTGGTGAACATGGTTTTATCGTTCACGTTCGGGATCTAAAATCGTTTAAGACGAAGGTATTCCAATGCAATCGTCTGATTCTAGCCGCAGGTACATTAGGTACAAACGAGCTGCTTCTACGGGCTAAGTACGAATTCAAGACCATGCCCCGTATCAGCTCTCATCTTGGAGAAGGTTTTTCGGGAAACGGTGATTTCCTCTCCTTCGTCGGTGAATCTTCAGAACCCGCTGACCCGAACTATGGTCCTGTGATCACCCAAAGAGTTGACTACAACCTCTTCAAAAACTTCGACAAGGATCGCGCCTTTATTCTGGAAGACGCATCTTATCCATCGCTGTTAGCATGGTTTGCCGAAGGGCAGAAACCCTTTGTTTTTAAAGTCTCAGCGATCCGTGATACCATTCGTGGCTACTGGCATCGCTTCCTAGGTCATCGCAATCTAACCAAGGTTGCTAGCCTGCTGCACCGTTTCTTACGTCATGATATCTCTTGGAATACGAGCATCCATCTTTGCATGGGTCTCGACAAGAGCAATGGCAAGGTCTCACTAGATAGACAGAGCCGCCTTGATCTAAATTGGCCTCAAAAAGATAGCATGAGTCTTTACGAAGCCATTCTTGATTCAGTTGATAGTTTCAAAAAGAAGGTTCGAGCTAAGTTTTGGTTTCCTCTACCGACTTGGCATCTAAAGCGAAATATTACGGTACACCCACTAGGTGGAGCAGCTCTTGGAGAAAACCCCAATAAAGCCGTCACTAAGGTAGACGATAGTCACTTCGGTGAGCTTCACAACTATCAAAATATCTATGTTGCTGACGGAGCGCTATTTCCAAGTGCAGTGGGCGCAAATCCAAGTGCGACGATTTCTGCTCTTGCTGAAAAAGTGTCTCATGGCATCACCGGCGAACAACCTAGCACTGATTTGTAA
- a CDS encoding alpha/beta fold hydrolase, with protein MDSKDKISLEFTEDMHGFYIKPQAQDIPYDDLGTYQFAYQEGEKSQAALKFRLTIAIDDIDQFVKDPKLRAKATGYVECDELGGRCAVEKGTFNLFVRSLNERERDIVKEMHYTLYFYDSNRKPYTFYGFKAIKEGEMTEGWDETTTLYTRVWQGHSETPSVVFAYGVLRLTASDFARQMTTFKSSGKTFSDRAHAMLRFAEVFAGNLWDAYEPKLFESEPEVWKRHLITVNSDEGVKDAERNIYEFATEDNLQLRLTRFKRSKSKDVVMLIHGLTTSTDMYVMPEHYNITQYLLDHGFEDVWSFDWRGSRRFPYNLKPHRYTIDHIALFDMPAALNKMREVLGPSVNIHVVCHCVGSIGFMCSLAAKKISGIKSIVSNSVSLKPMISTYGKFKIALAPGFVEYILRYAYLTPDFAYLPGPAQGKLLSKLVSLFHRECQEPSCHMISFMWGTGAPAAYVHKNISPVTHRRLTDLFGGTSVNYHRHIRKMVFSGAAVPMVDLQDPRFDLPENYLEAAAKGLPPTFLISGTENKVFPGSNKATYEALKELNPQLPIQFKGFPGYGHQDIYMGRKCAEEIFPSILEFLNQQKG; from the coding sequence ATGGATTCAAAAGACAAAATATCGCTCGAGTTCACCGAGGACATGCACGGTTTTTATATCAAGCCACAGGCCCAAGATATTCCATACGATGATCTTGGCACCTACCAGTTCGCCTATCAAGAAGGAGAGAAGTCTCAGGCAGCCCTAAAGTTTCGTTTGACGATCGCTATAGACGATATCGATCAGTTTGTTAAAGACCCGAAACTTAGAGCCAAAGCTACTGGCTATGTGGAGTGTGATGAGCTAGGTGGCCGTTGCGCAGTGGAAAAAGGAACGTTCAACCTCTTTGTCAGAAGCTTGAACGAACGAGAGCGAGATATTGTCAAAGAGATGCACTACACTCTATACTTCTATGATTCGAATCGAAAGCCATACACTTTCTACGGCTTCAAAGCTATCAAGGAAGGAGAGATGACTGAGGGCTGGGATGAAACGACCACCCTCTACACTAGGGTTTGGCAAGGGCATAGCGAAACTCCATCAGTAGTCTTTGCCTATGGAGTATTGCGACTAACTGCCTCTGACTTCGCGAGGCAAATGACGACGTTTAAAAGCTCGGGAAAAACCTTCTCTGATCGCGCCCATGCCATGCTCCGCTTCGCTGAGGTATTTGCCGGCAATTTATGGGACGCTTACGAGCCCAAGCTCTTCGAATCTGAGCCTGAAGTCTGGAAACGCCATCTCATCACAGTAAATAGCGATGAAGGGGTCAAGGATGCCGAACGGAACATCTATGAGTTTGCAACAGAGGATAACCTCCAGCTCCGACTGACTCGTTTCAAGCGAAGTAAGTCTAAAGATGTTGTGATGCTTATTCACGGCCTTACTACATCTACAGATATGTATGTGATGCCAGAGCACTACAACATCACTCAGTATCTACTGGATCATGGCTTTGAGGATGTCTGGAGCTTTGATTGGCGTGGCTCCCGACGCTTTCCCTATAACTTAAAACCTCATCGTTACACCATCGACCACATTGCCTTGTTTGATATGCCTGCTGCTCTGAATAAAATGCGCGAGGTCCTGGGCCCAAGTGTTAACATCCACGTTGTTTGCCATTGCGTCGGCTCCATCGGCTTCATGTGCTCTCTGGCAGCCAAAAAGATCTCTGGGATTAAGTCGATTGTTTCGAACAGTGTGTCCCTAAAGCCCATGATCAGCACCTATGGTAAATTTAAAATTGCTTTAGCACCTGGTTTTGTTGAATACATTCTACGCTACGCATACCTAACACCAGACTTTGCTTACTTACCGGGCCCGGCCCAAGGGAAACTCCTGAGCAAACTGGTGAGTCTTTTCCATCGTGAATGCCAGGAACCTTCCTGCCACATGATCAGCTTCATGTGGGGCACAGGTGCTCCCGCTGCCTATGTACACAAGAATATTTCGCCAGTGACCCATCGCCGCCTGACAGACCTATTCGGTGGAACAAGCGTTAACTACCATCGGCATATTCGTAAAATGGTATTTTCCGGTGCAGCGGTTCCCATGGTGGATCTACAAGATCCTCGCTTCGATCTACCGGAAAACTACCTTGAAGCTGCCGCAAAGGGTCTACCGCCAACTTTTTTGATCTCAGGTACAGAAAATAAGGTTTTCCCGGGCTCCAACAAAGCGACCTACGAAGCTTTGAAAGAGCTAAACCCACAGCTACCAATCCAGTTCAAGGGCTTCCCTGGATATGGTCACCAAGATATTTACATGGGTCGTAAATGCGCTGAAGAAATTTTTCCGAGCATTCTTGAATTTCTCAATCAGCAGAAGGGGTGA
- a CDS encoding FAD-dependent oxidoreductase, producing MNRNPWSRRNQWSIVDARSASQASLDFDIVVIGSGAGGATASAALSQHGFRVAIIEDGDLVTAKNFAKSEQEAYGLYQDRGSRFTQDKTIGILQGRSVGGSTTVNWTSSFRTPVDTLQFWQDQYAVEWSKDELIPHFQKHEADLNIHRWEGLPNPNNSVLERGLKNLGLDAQRIPRNVSGCHNLGYCGQGCPVNAKLSMVITRIPEALDHGATLIHNCFVHRLQWYKNRVTELHCQASEGPGKRSGQVLKIKAKHFILAAGSIGSPGILLRSHVPDPYDQLGRRTTLHPVLISGALFKESITGWHGAPQSVYSDQFLRPKNPKKLGYKLEVSPMFPMLMAGILPSLGYEHRAIMTRFERAGNIIALLRDGYHDEAPGGRVVLDDNGRAVLSYPWTDALADGARRALLTMAEIQLAAGADEIIPFHCDGSRTKSFSKATAMIAQLTMKPPFLKVMSAHVMGGCSMGKPEQGVVDSWGRHHHLHNLNVLDGSIFPSSLGVNPQLSIYGITSLLTEHLVQELDRESKQKVH from the coding sequence ATGAATAGGAACCCATGGAGTCGCCGCAACCAGTGGTCCATTGTCGATGCTCGAAGCGCCTCACAGGCAAGTCTAGATTTCGATATTGTTGTAATTGGCAGTGGCGCTGGCGGTGCTACCGCTTCAGCTGCTTTGAGTCAGCATGGGTTTAGAGTCGCTATCATCGAAGATGGTGATCTTGTTACTGCAAAGAATTTTGCCAAGTCAGAGCAAGAGGCTTATGGTCTCTATCAGGATCGCGGGAGTCGATTTACCCAAGACAAAACCATAGGAATTCTCCAGGGTCGGTCCGTTGGTGGCTCTACAACAGTCAATTGGACATCTAGTTTTCGCACACCTGTAGATACTCTACAGTTCTGGCAAGATCAATATGCCGTCGAATGGAGCAAAGACGAGCTGATTCCTCACTTTCAAAAGCATGAAGCCGATCTTAATATTCACCGGTGGGAAGGGTTGCCAAACCCCAATAACTCGGTACTGGAGCGTGGGCTTAAAAACTTAGGCTTGGATGCCCAACGAATCCCTCGCAATGTATCAGGCTGCCACAATCTCGGCTACTGCGGCCAGGGATGCCCTGTCAACGCTAAGCTTTCGATGGTGATAACCCGTATTCCAGAAGCACTAGATCATGGTGCAACCCTGATACACAACTGCTTTGTTCATCGGCTTCAATGGTACAAGAACAGAGTCACCGAACTTCATTGCCAAGCTAGTGAGGGCCCCGGGAAGCGAAGCGGCCAGGTTTTAAAGATCAAAGCCAAGCACTTCATTCTAGCTGCCGGTTCCATCGGTAGCCCTGGGATCCTACTTCGATCTCATGTCCCAGACCCTTACGATCAACTTGGCCGTCGGACAACCTTACACCCGGTATTGATTTCCGGTGCTTTGTTTAAGGAATCTATAACAGGTTGGCATGGAGCGCCCCAGTCGGTGTACTCAGACCAATTTCTGCGGCCTAAGAACCCTAAAAAGCTTGGATACAAGCTAGAGGTCTCACCGATGTTCCCTATGCTCATGGCTGGCATCTTGCCTAGCCTCGGTTATGAACATCGTGCGATCATGACTCGCTTTGAGCGGGCCGGCAATATCATCGCCCTCTTGCGGGATGGTTATCACGATGAAGCCCCTGGAGGTCGCGTTGTGCTGGATGACAATGGTCGAGCAGTATTGTCATACCCATGGACTGATGCTCTTGCTGACGGAGCCCGTCGCGCACTGCTTACAATGGCCGAGATTCAATTGGCAGCCGGTGCCGATGAAATCATTCCGTTTCATTGTGATGGCAGCCGGACCAAGTCGTTCTCCAAAGCCACGGCTATGATAGCTCAACTCACCATGAAACCACCGTTCTTGAAAGTCATGAGCGCTCATGTGATGGGAGGTTGTTCCATGGGTAAGCCAGAACAAGGGGTTGTCGATTCCTGGGGTCGGCATCACCACCTTCATAACCTCAATGTGCTCGATGGCTCTATATTCCCCAGTTCCTTAGGGGTTAATCCACAACTGAGTATCTATGGAATAACTTCGCTTCTCACGGAACACCTCGTACAAGAGCTAGACCGGGAATCGAAACAAAAGGTTCACTAA
- a CDS encoding response regulator: protein MRRVLVVEDSLLSQKMIANHLTKQGHRVYIASNAREGLEILEVKTVSHIISDVLMPEMDGLTFRRILQERNDVRPFAFMTTLVDQGHVRAMKESQPAAIIEKRNLNDIDVFIAS from the coding sequence ATGAGGCGTGTGTTGGTGGTGGAAGATTCATTACTATCCCAGAAAATGATCGCCAATCACTTAACTAAGCAAGGCCATCGAGTCTATATCGCTAGTAATGCTCGTGAGGGTTTGGAAATCCTAGAAGTTAAAACGGTATCTCATATAATTTCGGATGTACTTATGCCAGAAATGGATGGGCTTACATTCAGACGGATTCTTCAGGAGCGAAATGATGTGCGTCCTTTTGCATTTATGACAACTCTTGTGGATCAAGGTCATGTCAGAGCTATGAAGGAATCTCAGCCTGCTGCTATTATCGAGAAAAGAAACCTCAACGATATCGATGTATTTATTGCCTCATGA